In Verrucomicrobia bacterium CG1_02_43_26, one genomic interval encodes:
- a CDS encoding ribosomal subunit interface protein, translating into MTNKEIILSGVHMDLTEALKSMVREKVEKLFRHEDRIIRVRVELGYNHKKERHGEFMAKGHIEINGPDMIVTESTDDLYKSIDQMIQKLDRKLRRRARLLRVKRRHNSRGLDIPANLPQSYVA; encoded by the coding sequence ATGACAAATAAAGAGATCATCCTATCCGGTGTCCATATGGACCTGACAGAAGCGCTAAAAAGCATGGTTCGTGAAAAAGTTGAAAAACTGTTTCGCCATGAGGATAGAATCATTCGAGTGCGTGTAGAACTCGGATACAATCATAAAAAAGAGCGTCATGGCGAGTTCATGGCAAAAGGTCATATAGAAATTAATGGGCCTGACATGATTGTAACAGAATCCACCGATGATTTATATAAATCAATCGATCAAATGATTCAAAAACTGGATAGAAAGCTCAGGCGTCGAGCCAGATTATTGCGTGTAAAACGTCGTCATAATTCTCGCGGCTTAGACATCCCAGCAAACTTACCCCAAAGCTACGTTGCTTAG
- a CDS encoding ribonuclease PH: MLPFQRPDYRKEEELRHISIETGFAPYAHGSALISFDNTKVICSAILENKVPRWMIQQGVEGGWISAEYSMLPYSTLDRKQRDITRGKLDGRTVEIQRMIGRALRAVVNLKKLSGFTLWIDCDVIQADGGTRTAAINGAYVAARLAVQKAMIDGKLKEDPFTGVVSAISVGVYQDVPVLDLNYVEDKNATVDFNVVMTDSGEFIEIQGAGEGATFPEEQLHSLLSLAKKGISKISHLQLDAIKNNSKLKSN, encoded by the coding sequence ATGCTACCATTTCAACGTCCCGATTATCGTAAAGAAGAAGAATTAAGACACATAAGTATAGAGACCGGCTTTGCGCCCTATGCTCATGGTTCTGCCCTCATAAGCTTTGATAATACGAAAGTTATATGTTCTGCGATCCTTGAGAACAAGGTGCCTCGGTGGATGATTCAGCAAGGGGTTGAAGGTGGATGGATATCGGCTGAGTATTCAATGCTTCCCTATAGTACGTTAGACAGGAAACAGCGTGATATTACTCGTGGCAAGCTTGATGGTCGTACTGTTGAGATACAGCGAATGATTGGTAGAGCGCTGAGAGCTGTCGTTAACCTTAAAAAGCTGTCCGGTTTTACATTGTGGATTGACTGTGACGTGATCCAGGCAGATGGGGGAACGCGTACCGCGGCCATTAACGGCGCGTATGTAGCGGCGCGTTTGGCTGTTCAAAAAGCCATGATCGATGGAAAGCTCAAAGAAGATCCCTTTACGGGAGTAGTTTCCGCTATAAGCGTTGGTGTGTATCAGGATGTACCCGTACTTGATTTAAACTATGTGGAAGACAAGAACGCTACCGTAGATTTCAATGTCGTGATGACGGACAGTGGAGAATTTATTGAAATTCAGGGTGCAGGTGAAGGGGCGACTTTTCCGGAAGAGCAATTGCATAGTCTGCTTTCATTGGCCAAAAAAGGCATTTCAAAAATCAGCCATTTGCAACTAGATGCTATTAAGAATAATTCTAAATTAAAATCCAACTAA